A single genomic interval of uncultured Desulfobulbus sp. harbors:
- a CDS encoding secondary thiamine-phosphate synthase enzyme YjbQ has product MSRGEFTLSSRVRLEMRDITDTLQQIVAEQGIDEGVLYVYNPHTTAGLLINEGADPDVQRDLLGALTQIVPANYPYQHAEGNSPAHMMTALVGSSVTLFIHQGRLRLGTWQRIFFGEFDGPRTRKVWWKILAG; this is encoded by the coding sequence ATGTCCCGAGGTGAGTTCACCCTTTCCAGCCGTGTACGCCTGGAAATGAGAGATATCACGGATACGCTGCAACAAATTGTGGCGGAACAAGGTATCGACGAAGGCGTTTTGTACGTCTACAATCCTCATACCACCGCTGGCCTGCTTATCAACGAAGGGGCCGACCCGGATGTGCAGCGGGATCTGCTCGGAGCGCTCACCCAGATCGTCCCCGCCAATTATCCCTATCAACACGCAGAGGGCAACTCACCGGCGCATATGATGACCGCGCTGGTGGGCTCCTCGGTGACCCTGTTCATTCATCAGGGCCGTCTGCGGTTAGGCACCTGGCAACGCATTTTCTTCGGCGAATTCGACGGTCCCCGAACCCGCAAGGTTTGGTGGAAGATACTTGCCGGTTAA
- a CDS encoding glycine zipper domain-containing protein produces MKSLSIGIALVLLVSLSSCATKGQTGAVGGAAAGALIGQAIGHNTGATLIGAAVGSMLGYIVGNEMDKYDREQLNHSYERGVSYQHSTWVNPDTGNQYSVTPQPAYQNPNTNRYCRRAEIDAVIDGKPQRTYSTACRDEYGSWQLQ; encoded by the coding sequence ATGAAGTCTCTGAGTATCGGTATCGCACTTGTTCTGCTCGTTTCCCTTTCCTCCTGTGCCACCAAAGGACAAACCGGTGCTGTCGGCGGCGCTGCCGCAGGCGCACTCATCGGTCAGGCTATCGGCCACAATACCGGCGCAACCCTCATTGGTGCCGCTGTCGGCAGCATGCTGGGCTACATTGTCGGCAACGAGATGGACAAGTACGACCGTGAACAGCTCAATCACAGCTATGAACGGGGGGTTTCCTACCAGCATTCTACCTGGGTAAATCCGGATACCGGCAACCAGTACTCGGTTACCCCGCAGCCGGCCTACCAGAATCCGAATACGAACCGGTATTGCCGCCGCGCTGAAATCGACGCGGTGATCGATGGCAAGCCTCAGCGGACCTACAGCACGGCCTGTCGTGACGAGTACGGTTCCTGGCAGCTTCAGTAA
- the rmuC gene encoding DNA recombination protein RmuC yields MFDLTTLPPPFNQIDLFSFCLGAGGCLLFTVVLLLVMQNRVQRRQLTLSLRLERFQDEAKGLDRELDEVRHEYDLLIRECRQLETENAAIQASYRALQHQLQERETLLEETRTQIKRDFQILAGQVFHEKGATLNQQHTSTLTHLLRPFQDQLQEFKKRVEDIYDRDSRDRVSMLKEIEHLKELNQQISSDAANLTQALRGSNKLQGQWGEMILARLLESSGLRNGKEYQVQVHHVNESGSAFKPDVVVSLPDNRTVIIDAKVSLKAFQDAHNTQDEAQRSSLLRQHLESVKRQVNLLASKQYQQLSEIGSLDFVLLFIPIEGAFQAAVELEPEVLVSSMQKKVILASPSTLLAILRTIHHLWRLDEQNRNSLVIAKHAGNLYDKFVGFAEAFEEIGFRLNQTQQSWHTARNRLTTGQGNLVARAEALKHLGVQASKELPASLTPSSSLSGEPS; encoded by the coding sequence TTGTTTGATCTCACAACCCTGCCACCGCCCTTCAATCAGATCGATTTGTTCTCCTTCTGCCTCGGGGCGGGCGGCTGCCTGCTCTTTACCGTGGTGCTTCTGCTTGTCATGCAAAACAGGGTGCAACGGCGTCAACTCACCCTCTCCCTGCGCCTGGAACGGTTTCAGGATGAGGCAAAGGGGCTTGACCGCGAACTGGATGAGGTGCGCCATGAATACGACCTGCTCATTCGTGAATGCCGCCAGTTGGAAACCGAAAACGCTGCGATCCAGGCAAGTTACCGAGCTCTGCAACACCAGCTGCAGGAACGTGAAACACTGCTGGAAGAGACGCGCACTCAGATCAAGCGGGATTTTCAGATCCTTGCCGGTCAGGTGTTTCACGAAAAGGGGGCAACGCTCAATCAGCAGCATACATCCACCCTTACCCATCTGTTGCGCCCTTTTCAGGACCAGCTCCAAGAATTCAAGAAGAGGGTTGAGGACATCTATGACCGCGATTCCCGCGATCGAGTTTCCATGCTCAAGGAAATCGAGCACCTCAAGGAACTCAACCAGCAGATCAGCAGCGATGCCGCCAACCTGACCCAGGCACTGCGCGGCAGCAACAAACTGCAGGGCCAGTGGGGCGAGATGATCCTTGCCCGCCTACTGGAGAGTTCCGGGCTGCGCAACGGCAAGGAGTACCAGGTTCAGGTGCATCACGTCAATGAATCCGGTTCCGCCTTCAAGCCGGATGTGGTTGTCTCCCTGCCAGACAATCGCACGGTTATCATTGATGCCAAGGTTTCCCTCAAGGCCTTTCAGGATGCCCACAATACACAGGATGAGGCCCAGAGATCGTCATTGCTCAGACAACACCTGGAGTCGGTCAAAAGACAGGTTAACCTGCTGGCAAGCAAACAATATCAGCAACTCAGTGAGATAGGCTCACTGGATTTCGTCCTGCTCTTCATTCCCATTGAGGGCGCTTTTCAGGCAGCCGTGGAACTGGAGCCGGAGGTCCTGGTGAGCTCGATGCAAAAAAAGGTTATCCTTGCCAGCCCCTCGACCCTGCTTGCCATCCTCCGGACCATTCACCATCTCTGGCGCCTGGACGAACAAAACCGCAACAGTTTAGTGATTGCCAAACATGCCGGGAATCTTTATGATAAATTCGTTGGATTCGCTGAAGCCTTTGAGGAGATAGGCTTTCGTCTCAACCAAACACAACAGTCCTGGCATACGGCGCGAAACCGCCTCACCACAGGTCAGGGCAACCTCGTGGCCAGGGCTGAAGCACTCAAACACCTGGGCGTGCAGGCCTCCAAAGAATTGCCGGCCTCGCTCACGCCCTCATCTTCTCTATCGGGAGAACCATCATGA
- a CDS encoding chaperone modulator CbpM produces the protein MTDQVTCITGIVLNEETRCSLADLCRLCNVSAELIENMIDEGIITPQGRTPKEWRFTFVAVKRVQTVIRLQQDLRVNLPGCALALDLLDEIEALRLLTRRR, from the coding sequence ATGACCGATCAAGTGACCTGTATAACAGGTATCGTTCTCAATGAAGAAACCCGTTGCTCCTTGGCCGATCTCTGCCGCCTGTGCAATGTCAGCGCCGAGCTGATAGAGAACATGATCGATGAAGGCATTATCACCCCCCAGGGCCGGACCCCCAAGGAGTGGCGGTTTACCTTTGTCGCGGTGAAACGTGTCCAGACGGTGATCAGGCTGCAACAGGATCTACGGGTAAACCTTCCCGGGTGTGCCTTGGCTCTTGATCTCCTTGATGAGATCGAGGCCTTGCGCCTACTCACCAGACGCCGCTGA
- a CDS encoding DnaJ C-terminal domain-containing protein: MEYKDYYKILGVERDASQDQIKQAYRKLARKYHPDINKEANAENLFKDIGEAYEVLKDPEKRVAYDQFGANWREGQNFEPPPNWDAGFEFRGAGYTGADASQFSDFFESLFGKNQRTNHRQYNFRMHGEDQHARILISLQDSFHGAQKTITLSRPVMDQRGQMHLEPHTLNLTIPRGIIEGQRIRLEGQGAPGYGGAPAGDLFLEIAFEDDRLFHAEKRDVHLTLPITPWEAALGASLTVPTLGGNVQLKIPASSQGGKKLRLKGKGLSAGTQTGDQIVTLRIVVPEATTREQRELYAQMAKLMPINPRAELGI, translated from the coding sequence ATGGAATATAAAGATTATTACAAGATTTTGGGAGTCGAACGTGACGCCTCACAGGATCAGATCAAGCAGGCCTATCGCAAATTGGCCCGTAAGTATCATCCCGATATCAACAAAGAGGCAAACGCAGAAAACCTGTTCAAGGATATTGGTGAGGCTTATGAAGTCCTCAAGGATCCTGAAAAACGGGTTGCCTACGATCAATTCGGCGCCAATTGGCGCGAAGGACAGAATTTCGAGCCACCGCCAAACTGGGATGCGGGTTTCGAGTTTCGCGGCGCCGGCTACACAGGTGCGGATGCTTCGCAGTTCAGTGATTTTTTCGAATCCCTGTTCGGCAAGAACCAGCGCACCAATCACCGCCAGTACAACTTTCGCATGCACGGAGAGGACCAGCATGCCAGGATCTTGATCTCGTTACAGGATTCTTTTCACGGTGCCCAGAAAACCATTACCCTCAGTCGCCCTGTGATGGACCAGCGGGGTCAGATGCACCTTGAACCGCACACCCTGAACCTGACAATTCCTCGGGGGATTATCGAGGGCCAGCGTATTCGTCTCGAAGGACAGGGGGCGCCCGGCTACGGCGGAGCACCGGCCGGCGACCTGTTTTTGGAAATTGCCTTTGAGGACGATCGGTTGTTTCACGCCGAAAAACGGGACGTGCACCTCACCCTGCCGATTACCCCATGGGAAGCCGCTCTGGGCGCATCCCTCACCGTGCCCACTCTGGGAGGCAACGTCCAACTGAAGATTCCCGCCTCTTCTCAGGGCGGAAAAAAACTCCGCCTCAAAGGCAAGGGGTTGAGCGCCGGAACGCAGACTGGTGATCAGATCGTTACCCTACGGATCGTTGTCCCGGAAGCCACAACCAGGGAACAGCGTGAGTTGTATGCCCAGATGGCGAAGTTAATGCCGATCAACCCCAGAGCAGAATTAGGTATATGA
- a CDS encoding shikimate kinase: MKKKLSNIVLTGFRATGKSTLGRIIAQKLGYGFLDTDTEICRRFGATVAEIVTEHGWDIFRQAEAKLLSELCLVSGMIIATGGGAIEHLAQWQPLREVSYVVWLDADAGTIHSRVSTDPVSTHQRPRLSLASPSGKDEIDAMLRYRNPLYAAGSDLRLDTVGHTPEELAAGLCEVLELLREKENKA; the protein is encoded by the coding sequence ATGAAAAAGAAATTGAGCAATATTGTTCTGACAGGATTTCGGGCCACGGGAAAAAGTACCCTTGGAAGGATTATAGCCCAAAAGCTGGGGTATGGATTTCTTGATACGGATACGGAAATTTGTCGTCGGTTCGGGGCAACGGTCGCTGAGATTGTCACCGAACACGGCTGGGACATCTTCCGCCAGGCCGAGGCGAAGTTGCTCAGCGAACTGTGCCTTGTCTCCGGTATGATCATTGCCACCGGTGGTGGCGCGATCGAGCATCTGGCCCAATGGCAACCTCTGCGCGAGGTCAGCTATGTGGTGTGGCTTGATGCGGATGCAGGCACCATACACAGTCGTGTTTCCACCGATCCGGTCTCTACACACCAGCGTCCCCGCTTATCTTTGGCTTCCCCTTCCGGAAAGGACGAGATAGATGCAATGCTCCGGTACCGTAATCCGCTGTATGCCGCTGGTTCCGATCTGCGGCTCGACACGGTTGGACATACACCGGAAGAGCTTGCAGCCGGTTTGTGTGAAGTCCTCGAGCTTCTTCGGGAAAAGGAAAACAAGGCGTGA
- a CDS encoding glycogen/starch synthase: protein MKTMENDKNMHGRPLETVWIVTREYEGVAGAGGVKDVSRQLAETMAARANVSVTVIMPKYGFIDAEHLGFMPTDVGPWSGEIAGRSYAHGFLVDMNYASQERRESVALWQATINKVVVYLVEAERFAEKQGVYTYTETDERKHAWQRRGEGHFDYFAMNILLQKAALDAMILLDVRPDIVHCQDGHAATLPAMMREISGYRPYFRNTGAVVTIHNAGVGYHQEVADLPFAQAVTGLPMRVVQASMLGGSFDPFLAAAPYAALNTVSENYARELQHTPEDVRTGWLGHALLDLGVSLAGITNGIDPQTFDPTNPGLMQLSAGFDIQKGELAGKRSCKENLLARLSDGPPLTGIEQFGSLAMPAEEVLCTFIGRLTEQKGVDILIKSITQLLVSDSSCRFLVFGAGTAVFEAQLKKLAQEGNGRVCFLKGFDPVLANTIYAAGDLFLVPSRYEPCGLTDYMAQLLGNLPVVHHVGGLVKVIDGETGFAYKDDSASALTRVITRALNICRHDPDRLLQMQQAAVRQIHEKHTWKQVVEAYIALYQQSVALIA, encoded by the coding sequence ATGAAAACAATGGAAAACGACAAAAACATGCACGGGCGGCCACTGGAAACGGTGTGGATAGTCACCCGTGAATACGAAGGGGTGGCTGGTGCCGGAGGTGTGAAGGATGTTTCGCGGCAACTGGCCGAAACCATGGCTGCCCGAGCAAACGTTTCGGTGACGGTGATCATGCCCAAATATGGGTTCATAGATGCCGAACACCTCGGATTTATGCCTACCGATGTGGGCCCTTGGTCCGGTGAAATTGCCGGGCGATCCTATGCGCACGGTTTTCTGGTGGATATGAATTATGCCTCTCAGGAGCGGCGCGAAAGTGTGGCACTCTGGCAGGCGACCATCAACAAAGTCGTCGTCTACCTGGTAGAGGCGGAACGGTTTGCCGAAAAGCAGGGGGTGTATACCTATACCGAAACGGATGAGCGGAAACATGCCTGGCAGCGGAGGGGCGAGGGGCATTTTGATTATTTCGCCATGAACATTTTGCTGCAAAAGGCCGCCCTTGATGCCATGATTCTTTTGGATGTTCGTCCCGATATCGTCCACTGCCAGGATGGTCACGCGGCCACCCTGCCGGCGATGATGCGGGAAATAAGCGGGTATCGGCCGTATTTTCGCAACACCGGTGCAGTGGTCACCATTCATAACGCCGGAGTGGGGTATCATCAGGAAGTGGCGGATCTTCCTTTTGCTCAGGCTGTCACCGGATTGCCCATGCGGGTTGTTCAGGCCTCAATGCTGGGGGGGAGTTTCGATCCTTTTCTTGCTGCCGCGCCCTATGCCGCCCTGAACACCGTCAGCGAAAATTACGCCCGTGAGTTGCAGCATACGCCAGAGGATGTGCGGACCGGATGGCTTGGGCATGCCCTGCTGGACCTGGGAGTTTCCCTTGCCGGCATTACCAACGGGATTGACCCGCAGACCTTTGATCCTACAAATCCAGGACTTATGCAGCTGTCGGCCGGTTTTGACATTCAAAAAGGAGAGCTTGCGGGCAAACGGAGCTGCAAGGAAAACCTGCTGGCCCGATTGAGCGACGGACCTCCGCTTACCGGCATTGAACAGTTCGGCAGTCTCGCCATGCCGGCCGAGGAGGTGCTGTGCACATTTATTGGACGGTTGACTGAGCAAAAGGGGGTGGATATCTTAATTAAATCAATCACCCAGCTCTTGGTCAGTGATAGCTCCTGCCGCTTTCTTGTCTTTGGCGCGGGGACCGCTGTTTTTGAAGCACAGCTGAAGAAGCTGGCGCAGGAGGGAAATGGAAGAGTGTGCTTTCTCAAGGGATTTGATCCTGTGTTGGCCAATACCATCTATGCCGCCGGCGATCTTTTTCTTGTTCCTTCCAGATACGAGCCCTGCGGCCTGACCGACTATATGGCCCAACTGTTGGGTAATTTGCCGGTTGTGCATCATGTCGGCGGCCTGGTGAAGGTGATTGATGGAGAAACAGGTTTTGCCTATAAGGACGACAGTGCTTCGGCGCTGACCCGTGTTATCACCAGGGCATTGAATATCTGCCGCCATGATCCGGACCGCCTGTTACAGATGCAACAGGCGGCTGTTCGACAAATTCATGAGAAACACACATGGAAACAGGTTGTGGAGGCGTATATTGCGTTGTATCAACAGTCAGTAGCTCTTATTGCATAA
- the gap gene encoding type I glyceraldehyde-3-phosphate dehydrogenase has product MAIKVGINGFGRIGRNIFRALGKDPLFADIEIVGINDLTDAKTIAHLMKYDSVMGRAEEEIVAGENAIVVDGKSIPLSSHRNPGDIPWATLGAEYILECSGHFVDMESAKAHIDAGASKVVISAPAKGGVKTIVMGVNEDEYDPTTHHVVSNASCTTNCLAPVAQVILDNFGIKRGLMTTVHAYTGDQRLLDFPHSDLRRARAAALSMVPTKTGAAAAVALVIPELKNKFEGLAVRVPTPDVSLVDVVIEVERETSVAEVNNALATAANRFLGYTEEPLVSIDFQGDSHSSIVDGQCTKVLGTSVKVMSWYDNEWGYSNRMLDLVLHMEAKKLV; this is encoded by the coding sequence ATGGCCATTAAAGTGGGGATTAACGGTTTTGGTCGAATTGGCAGAAATATATTTCGGGCACTGGGCAAGGATCCGCTTTTCGCCGATATTGAAATCGTTGGAATCAACGATCTGACAGATGCCAAAACTATCGCCCATCTGATGAAATATGACTCGGTAATGGGACGAGCAGAAGAAGAGATCGTTGCCGGAGAAAATGCGATTGTCGTTGACGGAAAATCTATTCCCCTTTCCAGCCATCGTAATCCGGGAGATATTCCCTGGGCAACTCTGGGGGCAGAATATATATTGGAGTGCAGCGGGCATTTTGTCGATATGGAATCCGCCAAGGCCCATATCGATGCCGGAGCCTCTAAGGTGGTCATTTCCGCGCCTGCAAAAGGCGGGGTGAAAACCATCGTCATGGGGGTGAATGAAGATGAGTACGATCCTACAACCCACCATGTGGTCTCCAATGCATCCTGCACGACCAACTGTCTGGCGCCCGTAGCCCAGGTCATCCTTGATAACTTTGGTATCAAGCGTGGTCTCATGACAACCGTCCATGCCTATACCGGCGATCAACGCCTGCTTGATTTTCCGCATTCTGATTTACGGCGGGCAAGGGCTGCCGCACTGTCCATGGTGCCGACCAAAACTGGCGCTGCAGCAGCGGTGGCTTTGGTTATTCCCGAGTTGAAGAACAAATTCGAGGGGCTTGCCGTTCGCGTTCCCACACCCGATGTTTCCCTGGTTGATGTGGTGATCGAAGTGGAACGGGAAACTTCAGTTGCCGAGGTGAACAATGCGCTTGCTACTGCGGCCAATCGTTTTCTCGGCTACACGGAAGAACCCTTGGTTTCTATCGATTTTCAGGGGGATTCCCACTCCTCCATTGTGGATGGGCAGTGCACGAAGGTCTTGGGAACAAGCGTCAAAGTCATGAGTTGGTACGATAACGAGTGGGGCTATTCGAACCGGATGTTGGATCTGGTGCTACATATGGAGGCAAAAAAATTGGTATAA
- a CDS encoding ankyrin → MSENEKQQTCPTCMGKKVIDGVCETSSEWQGKTADGQVCTPDQTCPTCQGKGYVK, encoded by the coding sequence ATGAGCGAAAACGAAAAACAACAAACCTGTCCAACGTGTATGGGTAAAAAAGTAATCGACGGTGTTTGCGAGACCAGCAGCGAATGGCAAGGCAAGACAGCGGATGGTCAGGTATGTACTCCGGACCAAACATGCCCGACCTGCCAGGGGAAAGGCTATGTGAAATGA
- a CDS encoding ParB/RepB/Spo0J family partition protein, protein MPQQLAQTIHKILGSNNILLLVANGYNPPQEDKGDNFIADLALSVAEKLHCYAVVNTKYKKEIMDLIDLEVVLNRPKVSQDFLQPILRFQKEISSNELPPLVLILQPLPAEERPESMLILGYGQGERNTSQAPHRPTISASQLSKIRLAFEDHHLTTDLAVPPSILCGNHPNHLNQLFRNQQYPEFFNPDVSSFICSFRHDLINEQQTALSIAAILAASLTPFITRMSLVRHVDIDSIDSNSAEDKQYIFRLPGDSRYVELMRESYIEELAQSIDKNGLLHPLVLLKKNNGRYKILCGYRRFQALQKLGKPQIEAKIYQESDFAAEDFFNISLAENTKRRNLNPIEIGNFLESASATLGLNNAELAEQFGATLGIGKPGQKVSHSTIHKYRKVNQIRLRGESPEIISDVVNERLQFSIVSEVLAPIKNSKDRDAVYLEIIQPFSPTRPQLTKVIALLADIAPSLHEAISSQKVQQALARSKNSSQPMLTLIKALSTPKISSPDKQKQVFEEKVADLRQAYFGEKAEKKDFNATLVSKHNKDECIIQFRLKKGTEQDTLLRLQQALQQGKLFDQSERTNK, encoded by the coding sequence ATGCCCCAACAGCTGGCCCAGACCATTCATAAAATCCTAGGTAGCAACAACATTCTGCTACTGGTTGCCAATGGGTATAATCCTCCGCAAGAAGATAAGGGGGATAATTTCATTGCTGATCTCGCCTTATCAGTGGCGGAAAAACTGCATTGCTACGCGGTGGTCAACACCAAATATAAAAAGGAGATCATGGATCTCATCGATCTTGAGGTCGTCCTGAATCGCCCCAAGGTTTCCCAGGATTTTCTCCAACCCATTCTTCGTTTCCAAAAGGAAATCAGCAGCAATGAACTGCCTCCACTGGTTTTGATTCTTCAACCGCTCCCGGCGGAAGAACGTCCCGAGTCCATGTTGATACTCGGTTATGGCCAGGGCGAACGAAACACATCACAGGCACCCCATCGGCCAACGATCTCAGCCTCGCAACTCTCGAAAATTCGTCTCGCATTCGAGGATCATCATCTGACAACGGATCTTGCCGTTCCCCCATCCATACTGTGCGGAAATCATCCCAACCATCTCAATCAACTGTTTCGCAATCAACAGTATCCAGAATTCTTCAATCCTGACGTCAGCTCGTTCATCTGTTCTTTTCGCCACGACCTGATCAACGAACAGCAAACCGCACTCTCCATTGCGGCCATCCTCGCAGCCAGCCTTACGCCCTTTATCACCAGGATGTCACTTGTGCGCCATGTTGACATCGACAGTATTGACAGTAACAGCGCGGAAGATAAGCAGTATATCTTCCGTCTTCCAGGTGATAGCCGCTACGTGGAACTGATGCGGGAATCCTATATTGAGGAACTCGCGCAGTCCATTGACAAAAACGGCCTACTACATCCCCTGGTGCTGCTCAAAAAAAACAATGGCCGATACAAAATTCTCTGCGGGTATCGACGCTTTCAGGCCCTCCAAAAGTTAGGCAAGCCCCAGATCGAAGCCAAGATTTACCAGGAATCAGACTTTGCGGCTGAAGACTTCTTCAACATTTCCCTAGCGGAAAACACCAAGCGGAGAAACCTCAACCCTATTGAAATCGGCAATTTTCTCGAGTCTGCGAGTGCAACCCTCGGCTTGAACAACGCCGAACTGGCGGAACAATTCGGTGCAACTCTCGGAATCGGCAAACCCGGTCAAAAGGTTTCACACTCAACGATTCACAAATACCGAAAGGTCAACCAAATTCGACTACGAGGGGAATCACCGGAGATCATTTCCGATGTCGTCAACGAACGGCTTCAATTTTCCATTGTCTCTGAAGTCCTTGCTCCCATTAAAAACAGCAAAGATAGAGATGCGGTGTATCTTGAAATCATTCAACCATTTTCACCGACACGCCCTCAGCTTACAAAAGTCATCGCCCTTTTGGCGGACATCGCACCCTCTCTCCATGAGGCCATCTCTAGCCAAAAAGTGCAACAGGCCTTGGCTCGAAGCAAAAACAGCAGCCAACCCATGCTCACTTTGATCAAAGCACTCTCGACCCCAAAAATTTCCTCGCCGGATAAGCAAAAACAGGTGTTTGAAGAAAAGGTTGCAGACCTTCGCCAAGCCTATTTTGGCGAAAAAGCGGAAAAAAAGGATTTTAACGCCACCCTGGTTTCAAAGCATAACAAGGATGAATGCATCATCCAGTTCCGTCTTAAAAAGGGAACTGAACAGGACACCCTTCTCCGTCTCCAGCAGGCTCTGCAACAGGGAAAACTCTTTGACCAATCTGAACGGACCAACAAATAA
- a CDS encoding YihY/virulence factor BrkB family protein, which produces MAMVPFNRAQDCTNSFPIRLLRIMYREFFGNHLPMRAGALTFSIILSLVPILALSSSLLKGLGNDQQLKTGIVHLIDQWEPVSTSLGEKPPNGIEGTSPQSLPVLHQAVQFIFAYVDRTNFAALGIFGVFSLLVTTFFVFSSIENALNTIWHTTQRRSLHRILIDYLALLLLLPISFNLAFALEAIFTSDNITNRLSHYFPNTLVQLLLFHVVPFLFIVSTLTLLYLFAPQRRVYAWTALIGATVASLFWFLLQKIYFTLQLGVTNYNIIYGSFASVPLFLIWIYNGWVCILIGALLSYALQHHRSYQFTPQPLSFRKSVPLAFDILLSCYQNYENRRPTSNKTLQESYPSWSPKDIHDILGQLVQGGFVTRALISGRPTLVPCISANKLLASEVISFLLGDQGHIDQTYGETLTREWMAELLPTVNLPFSQLLRRNGYAPTAGPDHS; this is translated from the coding sequence ATGGCAATGGTACCCTTCAACAGAGCACAAGACTGCACGAATTCTTTTCCCATTCGCCTTTTGCGGATCATGTACCGCGAGTTTTTCGGCAACCATCTTCCCATGAGGGCCGGTGCGCTTACTTTTTCGATAATTCTTTCCCTCGTACCCATTCTTGCATTGAGTTCTTCCCTCCTCAAAGGACTTGGAAACGACCAGCAGCTCAAAACAGGGATCGTCCACCTGATCGATCAGTGGGAACCCGTCAGCACTTCCTTAGGAGAAAAACCGCCAAACGGTATCGAGGGAACGAGCCCCCAATCTTTGCCAGTTCTTCATCAGGCGGTACAATTTATCTTTGCCTACGTTGATCGCACCAATTTTGCAGCCCTTGGAATTTTTGGCGTATTTTCCCTCCTGGTGACAACGTTTTTCGTGTTTTCTTCTATAGAAAATGCACTCAATACCATCTGGCACACCACCCAACGACGATCGCTGCACCGGATACTCATTGATTACCTCGCCCTTCTCCTTTTGCTGCCGATATCATTTAACCTTGCCTTTGCGCTTGAGGCCATCTTTACCAGCGACAACATCACCAATCGCCTCAGCCATTACTTTCCCAATACTCTTGTGCAGCTTTTGCTGTTTCACGTCGTGCCTTTTCTCTTCATAGTCAGCACCTTGACCCTGCTCTACCTCTTTGCTCCGCAAAGGCGGGTGTACGCCTGGACGGCTCTCATAGGAGCGACAGTTGCATCCTTATTCTGGTTTTTGCTGCAAAAAATTTATTTTACGCTCCAACTCGGTGTCACCAATTACAACATTATCTACGGATCTTTCGCCTCTGTCCCCCTGTTCCTCATCTGGATCTACAATGGCTGGGTCTGTATTCTCATCGGGGCACTCCTCTCCTATGCCCTGCAGCACCATCGCTCCTATCAATTTACACCTCAACCGCTTTCCTTTCGAAAATCAGTGCCTCTGGCCTTCGACATCCTCTTGAGCTGTTATCAAAACTATGAGAACAGACGTCCGACATCAAACAAAACCCTCCAGGAATCCTATCCTTCATGGTCGCCAAAGGATATCCACGACATCCTAGGCCAACTCGTTCAGGGAGGATTCGTGACAAGGGCTCTTATCAGTGGGCGGCCCACCCTCGTTCCCTGCATCTCCGCAAACAAACTGCTGGCATCGGAGGTCATTTCGTTTTTGCTCGGCGATCAAGGCCATATCGACCAGACCTATGGTGAAACACTGACAAGGGAATGGATGGCCGAATTACTCCCCACTGTAAATCTCCCCTTCTCACAACTTCTCAGGAGAAACGGATATGCCCCAACAGCTGGCCCAGACCATTCATAA